GCGTAGAGATCTTCCTGACTTGTCCTTGTATGTGAAGAATTTTGTCATGGAGGAGGATAATAGTTTTCTCATATAGCTCACTTCGATCCAAGAGGTTAAGGATGCCATGTTTTTCGATTCCGGTTGATAGTAGTCCTAGTCCGGATGGCTTTAGTTCGGATTTTATAGATCGTGTTGGGATATCGTGGAGGCGAATGTGGAGGCTGTTAAGAGATTTTTTCGTGGGTTCCTTTACCGCAACTTTATTCGGCGTCCTATATTGCTCTAATCCCAAAAGTGCAACAGCCAACTGGTGTTGACAAATTTCGCCCAATAAGCTTATGCTCGGTAATATATAAGGCGTTTTCCAAAATTCTAGTTTGTAGGTTGTCTCCTATTCTGAGTAAAATTGAATAGCCCAAGCAAAGGGCTTTTTTACCCAATAGAagcatttatgaaaatattgttttggcTCTAGAAATGGTTCATATGATTAATAAGAAGGCTCGAGGTGgtaatgtttttattaaagTGGATATGGTTAAGGCTTATGATAGTTTGGACTGGGATTTTCTATTGCACGTGATGGTTTCCTTTGGCTTTTCCCGGCGTGTTTGTGAGCCAATCAGACAATGTATCTCAACTCCTTCGTTCTCAATAATTATGAATGGGACGGCGAAAGGTTTTTTTTCGAGTGGTCATGGTCTACGCCAAGGGGACCCACTATccccatatttatttatcttggTGGAAGAAATGATGTCTAGATTGCTGGAGCACAATTTTGCGACTAGTAAAATTGCTCCTTTCACCCATTCGCTTGGCACCCCTCTTATATCACATTTGTTGTATACTGATGATGTTATAATTTTAGCTAATGGTGGTCGATCATCTCTAAAAGTGATCAAAGACATTTTTACACAATATGAGGATTGGTCTGGTCAGATGGTGAGCAAAGAGAAGTCagctatttttttctccaaatataCTTCTGTCGCTATGAGGCAAAATTCCTTGCGTTTGACGTCCTTTATGGAAGGGGTTTTCCCTGTGAAATATCTGGGGGTTTCGCTTTCCACTGGTCAGTTAAAGGTGCTTGATTTTGATGACTTATTGAGCCACATTAGAGGAAGGCTGGGGGGTGGCAAACCAAGCTATTGTCCGCTGGTGCTCAATTGATTTTGCTGCGACATGTCGTGGCTAGTATCCCTGTCCATTTACTCTTTGTAATGCATGCGCCTAAGGTTGTGTTTAGTGCTTTAGATTGTCTCATGAGTGGCTTCTTTTGGTGATCATTGGATGggaaaccaaaaagaaaatgggttGCTTGGCAACAGCTCTGTAGGACGATTCAGGAGGGAGGTATGGGTTTGCGAAATTTGGAGGATCAATCTTCTctatttatgaaatttgcttgAAAATTGTTGACTCAATcctctttatgggctaattttttcaaagctaAGTATCTTAAAGATAAGCATGTTACACTGGTCTGTTCTTGGAAAGGCTCTAGTTTTTGGCGCCGTGTGGTATCCATGATACCGAAAGTATTAAATCCGTCTACCTGGAGGTTACGGGAAGGGCAGGTTTCATTTTGGAGGGATCCATGGTTGAAGCCAGGTGCTCTGGTGGAGTCATGTGCGATCACTGCTCACCTTGAGTTGAAGGTGAGGGAGTGTAGGCTTGGAGATGGTTGGGATATGTACTTGATTAGAGCGTTGGTGGGAGAGaacaaaatggaagaaattttggaATTTCTTGGTGCGCACAAGGAGCGGATTTACTTATCTGGAAACCGAACCTGAGTGGTGAGTTTACGTCTAAATCGACATGGGATTGTATTCGAATTCGAGTCCCGAAAAGTAGTTGGTCTAACTGGATATGGCACTCAACATTGCCTAAGAAATATTCGATTAATTTGTGCAAGGCAATGCATTTTGCTCTTAGTGTTGATGCTCATGTGAGTTCTTTAGGAATTCCAATGGTTTCCAAATGTGAATGTTGTCTTGGGGGGAGCTTAGAGGACCAAGACCATGTCCTTGCTAAAGGAATGGTTGTAGTAGAAATTTGGCAACATGCTTCCTCCTACCTGGGCGTCCCTTTTGATCCACATAGATCATGGAAAGACAAAATGGAATATTGGCTCTGAAGAGCTAGTCACTCCACTCAAAGAGGTAGCTTATTCGGCCCTGTTCCTATCATATTAACATGGTCTCTGTGGGTTTGGAGATGTAAGGTGCGTATGAAAGGAAGGTAGAGCGAATTCGGTGGAGTCCTTATGGTTGTCAATAAAGGCCGCCATTGCTTGGGTGGGTTTGCGGCTTAAAGCTGGTAAGAAGTTTCATGTTGGCGATGAACAAGTTTTAATGGCCTTTTCTATTCCGGTAAAGGGGCCAAAAAATAATCGAGTTTGTTTTGTGAACTGGCAAAAACCAGAGGGTTGGTTTAAACTAAATGTAGATGGGAGTTGTTTGGGTAATCCTAGACGTATGGGGGTCGGTGGTCTTATTCGGGATGATCAAGGGAGATTAAAATTGGCTTTTACAGAAAAGACTGGACCATGGGACGAATAATATGACAGAACTTTTAGCCCTTTTATTATGGTTTGCAACACTGTCTGGAGTTGGGTCTACAACAAATAGAAGTGGAACTTGATTCTCTTTTAATTGTTAAATGGTTGGAAAAGAAGTGATGTGGTATTTGGTATctggaagatttttgggagaaAATAATACAGGTTCTTTCAAGTTTGAGGCATAAGGTCAAGCATGTCTATCGTGAGTGTAACGTAGGGGCAGACTTCTTAGTGAGACTTGCTTCCGAGCATGATTCTGGGACATGTGGGTACACTTCAGCAATATTCCTCACAGgctaaaagtgattttaaaggTTGACAAGTTGGGGCTACCTGCTTTGCGTCGTTAGTGCTTTGGATTTAGTAGGGGGTTTTTGAGTTAGTACAGGTTggtttattattttgtttggttttggttttattggCTTGGTTTGACACTTGGTATTGACAAGTGTATTGATGTTCTCttggtattcctccgccattagtgacggtttttttttttaataaaattgggacagGGCGGCTATGTgtgtggctaccggctcttctataaataaataaatataaaaataataataataaaattaaaaaaggggggaggggggggggggggcgcccTCCAACAGCTCAACCTTGTGGTTATGATCACCCATATATTCTGAAGAACTAATTGGCAGGTAGGAGGAAAAGAActaaaaatgaagaacaaacaatggtgaagaaaataaagcaaacaaaaaatacCTGAACAACACTTGCTGCAATAAGCAGTCCCCCTACTCCACCACCAATGACACGACCATCAGGGCTGGCAAGGGAGACACTTAGACCACCAGTTCGATGGCGAGACCCACCACTCTCTGTTAGCAAGTAAGATCCTGACAAACATAATATCTCGAAACGCCCCTACAAAAGTCAAGTCCAACCCAAGATTTCTCTTCAGAAGTGCAAGACTCAGAAATAATATTGAAGAGTTCGAAAAACCCCTGGTCCTTAGGGATCATTGGGTTCATGGTTAGGGGTTTGAACCCCAACTGCTAGGGCTATTGCCCCTGAAAATTTGCctaccaggaaaaaaaaaaccctcaggTTCGAGCATAGTCATTGAGCTTGAATTCCAGGCATAAACCTCATAAACTTAAGTATTGATTCCAATGTCAAACAAAGTTAAATTATCACAACTAATAGATGCTCCAAAAAGGATCAGTGTTGTTCTCCATCATGTACCAAAACATGCCTAGAAATGCCAATTTgtgcatataatattttttgttataagtaatttgtacataatatatatatatatatatatagacgaaGACAGTGCTCACACCTCATATGTGACAGTGCCACCAGACATCGAAGGCTGACGAAGAGTCACAGTAGAAACAGCACCATTGGCCGACAAGACGCATAAAGCTCTAGGCCCCAGCtgtgaaaatgacattatttttgttgcaatgtCCTACAGCATGTGCAAATTTCAATGATTAACACAAAGAATAATATTGTACCATCCCAAAAGACCTGAAATTTAGGAATCAATGAACTGAAAGGCATATTAGCTTCTATTAAATTAGAAAGCAAGCAAGAACAAGATCAACTTATTTGCCAATTCCTTATTTAGACATTAAGTTAGTACGGGTAAAATTGACTTTTGGTTCAACAgaacttaaagaaaaaaaaaatacaatttcctTGAGAActgaaaaatctgaaattaagGGATTGAGGCACCAACAGTGAGTGATAAGAGAAAATAGCATACTTCTCCTATCGCAATGGTGATGATGTGTGGAGTAAAACCCATCCCAGCCGAACCAGACAGCCATTCACCTATCAAAACAGTAAATAATTTCTATCATTGTTCGTGTACAAGGAAGTGACCCCGtgcaagaaagaaagatatactaaacagtaaaatatcaaatgaatattttcaatcTCACTCCATGAGGCATAATATGCTTCTTACTGATGAaactaaattatcaaaaaaagaaacaggCAAAGCTGAAATATGATATTACAGCCATTTAATTGGCTTAGGAAAACCAAATAATATACGTGCGAAACTGAAATGGCAAGCATATTGACACAATACATTACGTTTATTGATCCGAAGAGTAAATTTCAATCTTATCAAAGATAAACAAGTTGTCTTGGAGTAAATATTGCAGATAAATAGAGCAGCAAACCAAACAAAGGCATGCAACAATGCATCAGTATGTAAGTTTTGTTAAGATATACATGTCACCATGATTTCGAGCTGTTCTTCAGCTTCCTTGAAAGGTTTTACAGTGGACAACAATTGCATATCAGGACATGTATCTGGAATCTCTAGGTCCAGTAAATGCTCCAACAAATTATGTGAAGTTCCATCAATTTTGTCAGTACCCCGAGATTCTGACCATGTTAAGATCTAAATGACAATGATGTATAGAAGTATCTGTTCTACCTTACCTTTGCTTCTTAATAGCACACTTGCTAATCGTCTCTTAGAACCAATGACCAATCTGTAACTATACTACAATGCAATGTTTTCACTCAGAGGTATTCACTGTCTGAGGTTTTTTCAGCTTAAGAGTTGCAagtaaaaaactttttaaaccaACATCAAACTTGTCAGGTCCACCAAACTCCTGAAAAGTTATCAATTCATCGtatctttacatttttttcaatgttGCTTACAAATATTATGTTGCCAGTTGGACCAAACAAGAATAGCTAAATTTACTAAATATCTATGCAACTAAGTTAGCGAACTTTAAGCCAttctaaaaccaataaaatgAATTAGTGCCAAAACCTTGATTACCAAAATTCGGTTGAGCATCTTGATTTCCTCTTTTCTTAGTCTGCTTTGTCTCTATAATAATGTTGGGAAACCTCAACTTTTTTTGAGTAGAAAGACCAAGAGCTTTTTATACAATGTGTCAAATTAACTCTAGCCATCAAGAATAATAACTTATAgagctttgctactcatcatccccacacaccacactttttttttattttttaaattttttaatttttttgttttattcttcttaaacttaatgaattcttctactcatcatccatataccacacatttggtaagattaaaaaataaaaataaaaataaacaaagtgtggtgtgtggggatgatgaatagaatttttctaacttatatactctTTAACTTACTCGATAATTCAATAAAGTTAATGAATTCATTGGTTATGAATCTAAAGATGGTGATTTGAGAAAAACGAAAAGGCATGTATTAGGAAAACCAAAGATTCTTGAATGAAAATAGTAACAAACaatattagatatattaattttttcacttaATAACTTTGGCTTTGTTGAATACATTATTGAATTTACATTTAATGGAATATAATGAGAATGAATGATGTTGCTAAACAGAAGTAAAACCTccttcaaaagaattaaatgatCCCTTTTTTTGGATTGGACAGAGAACTGAAGGTCTTTCTTGGATTGGACAAAGAACTTAAGAGCCTTTTTAGGATAAACAATATCATATTGTTACAAACCTTTAGACTTTAACATTGTTTAGACAGCCTAATATGATAAATGATCAAATTATTAGGGGAAGATGACGACGTGGCTCAACACAAGTAAAACTCctacttcaatatatatatatatatatatatatatattatagattggTATCACCTCTAATATCCAAGTTTTTCTCTGATACAATGTTGGGTATGTTGTAGCCACATTTCATGACATCAACAGCAAAGTAGTCCCAAGAGCCAAAACTATGAGATGTTCTAACAGCTCGTCTGAGGCTACCCTTCTCATGTGGTGACAAGCATGTACATTTGGGATGCTCCACCCATAGGGCACCAAGTGGTCATATTGGATATGTCCGGGAAGTAATACCTAGGGGAGGACATACTAAGGACAATTGGGGTGATGAGTGCCAACCATTTCAACTTTATCCATTGGCACATCCAAGACTTGCAATTGTTGTCATGGGTGGTGCCCTGAGAGCCTAGTCTGGCAGCCAAGAGGTCTTATAGCCATGATATTCAGTAGTCTGTCAACGATGTCAGCAAGTTGGGCAGTTTGGTTTGAAGCATGGAGTTAGATTTCTCCCAGTGATCGAACCCCCAAATCAGCCTGATCTACAGTCTGGGCCGtcaaaaaaaagatttggatttttcttttaattccaGGCAGTTGCATATTTTAGAAGATTCAAAACTAGCATAAGACTTAACAAGCATTATGTGAGACAGTTCACGTTCCTGATAAGTAGCATATATGAGTGAAAAGTGGAAAGCAAATAGCATTGAAATGTAAAAATGCAGTGTTCGTGTTCAGGAGAATCATGACAGAAATCCAATTGGCCAAAGAAAATTACCAAAAGAAGCTAATTGTTGCTTCCTTCCAGTCCCAGGTGGCCGGCCTCTACCCCGCTTTTGGGATGACGTCATTGTACTTTTTCCTGGATTAGTAGAGGATGAGGGAGACAATGCCAATGACATGGTCCCATCCGGACCATATTTTCGGGGccttcctctttttctcttcacaGGCTCACTCTGTGGCACCACCGCAGATGGTGCACCCACATTGACACTATGAGGTGAAATTGAAGATGGAGGCTCTACTTGTAATGTTGATCCGATAGTACTGCCACCAATGTTGGGTTGGAATTGAACATTTGGATTAGACAAGGGACGGATGCCTAGTGATCCGTGTAACCCAGACTGTGTTCCAGACCCAGACAAACTTCCCGGAATATAATACGATGTCGGACCAGATAACGCCATGGGGTCCCTTTGATCCATGCATTTACTTAAAATAACTTATTCTCACAAATCTTTCACAGCCTTAAACCAGAATTTCAATTCAGTGCAAAGCTTAGAACGTCCTCTCGGTTCTTTAATAATTCAACTCAGTTTAGcttcaaaaattatcaaatatagACAAAAATCCCAAACCAGAAATCGTGTTTGGAAAACTCCAAATATTTGAGACCCGATTTGTGATCACTGAACAGGGTTTCCTGCAGGGCACTTGAATATTTTAGAAgttgtttttgaatttgagaACAAACAGGGTTTAAGCCACAGGAAACGCTTTTCAAGCTTTAAAAGTGATTCCAACGTAGTTCTCAATTGAAACAACGAGAAAGCTCCAAGCAGATACATTGTCTCGgtaatacatctaaactcagaGATGAAGCTCCTCAAATCTAGATATggtaagggagagagagagagagagagagaccctaTTTAAAGCATGAGCTGTACAGGTAGAAGGAAAAAAGCATGAACacacaaagaaaggaaaaaaaaaagttacacaCAGagataaactaataaaattaaattatagaaaaccaaatgaaaaGACAAGATCTTGAAGCCCGTAAGGCGTAAACAAGCAAGAAAGGAAGAGCAGAAGTCTGCAAAGCTAGAAAGTCAAATAAAAGACAAAGTTGGAAGCTACTTTTACAGCTTACCAAACTACATGGCACAACCAGAAGGCTTGATGTCGAAGATAAAGAACATAGAAGACTGAAACAGGTCCACTCTCACCAACCCATTGGTAAAACCTTAAACACCAAGCATCCTATAAGGCATACAAAAGCCTTGAAAATCAAACTCGGCCTCAAACCCGACAACCACCAAAGAAAACAGAGGCTCTCAAGTCAATGCAATTAAAGAGCTCAAGCCCAGCTTAAAAAGTGAAAGACAAAATTCACCCTTGAACGGATTTCAAAGACACGCACTCTGTATCTCTCTGGCTCTCCCTAAAATCAAGAAGTTGGAGGATGAATGCGTGAGGGAATTGAAGGTAGAGACGGAAACAAAAAGatgatattttgagataaatttagCACAAACCGACAGAGGAGCTGAGAATCTTTGAAGGTAGAGAGAGAAGTTTGAGAGAAGGGAATTAAAGGCTAGAGCAGTTTCTGCAAGTTGGTTTTAAGACTCTGAAGACCGTGTATAAGTATTTGTAGTACAATAATGAAAAGCAGAGAGCTCTAAGCAGAAGTCCTTTTTTTTCTGGGGCAGAGCTCTCTCTCTAAAAAGCTGCTTATCTTTATATCTCTATCCAAAagctctctccttctctctccttctctctcttctgGGTGTCTCTATTTGTGTGGGCGCTGATGCTTTGCTTTTTACTTGGCCTTCACccacggagagagagaggttgagaaacaaacaaaaacttgaACAGATAAAAGGCATAAAGCGGTTCTTTATTGGATAATactggttttttatttttttttagtttgaaaaaagtaagttcaaaaaatcaaagtcttttagagatgatatattttgtggGTGCCTACTTGTGCATGCGAACGAAGGAAGACTTTTGAATGAACAAagatatcatatcatatattattttcttaaaatgtgtAACAGATTCTTTTCTCATATTTcttgatataatatttcttaaaaaatatttttatcatcattttttcattatcttataatataatattaaataaaaagtttataaataaaatataataaataatcttcaatcatctaatgacagatcataaaataataaaaagataatgagaattaagatgatgagtagtattacTCGTTTcattggattttgagaaataagagaaaatgttgaataaaattattataaaattaaattattattatttgaatatatttttaatattatttttgttttaaaatttaaaaacgttatattattttttgtgttttgttcaaaagtttggataaattataatgattagataaaaaatttgataatttaaaatataaaaatattttgtgtttaaaaaatgtataagaaAGAATTATCTAAAAATACCTAAGAATACTTATATACACAAACAAAGCTCTATTTCAATTTGAATGAAATAGAAGTGATAGTTTTTCACTTGTTAAATAAGACATTTAAAATGGGAAGATAAATGGATGATGGGTACTATTGTTAATGGTCGAGttttaaagaagagaaaatattatgACTTAGGagtgatttggattcagagataaattgagataggttgagatggtttgtgaatagtagaataaaagttaaattatttattatattttgtgtgaaaatttgaaaaagttgaattgtttattatattttgtgtaagaatttgagaaagttataatgataagatgagattaattgagatgagttacgaatacaaacgaaaCAGATTTCAAATTGGGGGCTTAATAACAACTTGTGATAGTTTAGAGTTAATGTCtcaaaattagaaataatttgAAAGGCAAAGTACAattataccttttttttatgaatctctccaatttgtttcatttttaagtCAATTCCAACTGGTTTCACTTAGGttcgtttggatataaaaatcatctcaatttatctcatcattacaatttttctaaacttgcatataaaatataataaacaatttaatttttttaaattttaaaataataataatattaaaaataatattatttaactcatttaaaatcatcttatctcatctcactatcgaAACGAGttcacttaaaaatattattttctatacactaacttaaaaataagaattttctaaaaattatacaaataagaTAACAGAAAATAATCCATAGTTGACTTGAACTTTTTAGTCAAACACATAAACCCCACGTATCATTTACTCAAGCATTTAATAGACGTATGGTGTGAttggatttatttaattttgtgataaggaaaagtcaaattcatattaatattatacatataaataaataaataaataaataaagcttaTTTGTAACCCAACATAAATAAACTACATTATATACTATTGACATGTCGggttaaaaagaattaaaattaaaaatttgtgaactctatttaaaattgaaagaaaattataggGACCTCAGTGGGGATCATCCGCTCATGCTTCCGctcacattttgttttttaggtttttttatttaataattaaaaaaatatattttaataatattatgaattttttaaaaaatatatttaaaaatattaaaaaataatgtgaaaacaaaaaatttaaatatatttttttaaaattataatattattaaataatataaccaACCAAACCAATTATATATGCATAGGAAGTCCAAATGCTTTGGATCAAGGAATCGAATGTCGGCTTAGAGAGATTTTTAGAGaccattttaattaattaattaagcatagAAAGTCAGAGACTCAGAATGCATGCGCTCTCCAGAGTGGTGGCGGCGGCGGCTTACTGAGGGTAAATGCAGACTGATTTAGATAAGGTTgttttggatgttgaagtgagttgagttgagttgagttgagatgataaaatattgttagaatattattttttaatattattattattttgagatttgaaaaagttaaattgtttattatattttatattgagatttgaaaaagttgtaatgatgagttgagatgagtttggtaaccaaactcaccggctgcgtttggttagtaaattactctcaactcatctcaactcatcattacaactttttcaaattccaatacaaaatataataaacaattcaactttttcaaatctcaaaataataataatattaaaaaataatattttatcaatattttatcatctcaactcaactcacttcaatatgcAAACTCACCCTGAGATAGAATTGAAATGGTTTAagataatttaagaataataaaataaaaattaaattatttattatattttatataaaaagttagaaaaaaatattttaaaatttaaaaaaattataatgatgagatgaaataaattaaagtgaaTTAAAAtggattacgaatacaaacgagacctgAACTTCCCTCATATTGTTTTTGGTAAGTGAAATATATTactttattttgatttgttataacatatataaaatcacaataacatTTAAATGTAACCTAAAACTATTTTACATAACGAAGTTTATTTCGAGAAAACGACCTTAGAGGTCAGGTAAACTCCTAACATAACCGAGTATGAGACACTCGGTTGACCTCAAAACTATAAAAAGATATCGTAATTAGAtgtcataaattattaaatattatcaaaatataaatacatgatACTTTGATCATAAGATGTTATATCTAGGAGTGAACATCCGGATGCGGATGTTTGAATTTTTACAATCGGGTCGACACCCGTTTGGGTAAAATTGATTACAATCCAGATGGATATTCGATTCGAATTGTAATCGGTatctgattttaatttttaactctattttgtttttaactttattttagtttttgtacATGTAAAATAATGTTGTGtcgttttgaaataaaaattttattttaaaaaaaataatttatttacaaataatcgAATTCAATTACGGATTGGATTCATCTCAAGTTTGGGAttggattgaaaaaaaattcagtacactcctaattatattaaaaataatatttttatataaataatttgaatgatGTAGATAGGTTAACCACCCAGAACACAGAGAGAGGCTGCCATTGAGTATAACATGCAGagcttaaaaaaagaataaagaagtGGTCCGTGCGGCCCACGTGGCCCTAAATAGCGTGGGAAACAGGAAAGACACTATGTTGTTGGTTTGCATGTGACTTTATATATCTGGTTACCACTTTCCGTGGCCCACCATATCTCTAcaactatctttttttttttttttttttgcccttttttcAAGTCATTcccccatttttatttttattttattattattattattatttttagataaattcCAAGAAAAAGTGTTTTGGCTTTGGATAAAATGTGCAACATCTCTTTCCCAAGTCA
This window of the Juglans regia cultivar Chandler chromosome 12, Walnut 2.0, whole genome shotgun sequence genome carries:
- the LOC108986623 gene encoding AT-hook motif nuclear-localized protein 9-like codes for the protein MDQRDPMALSGPTSYYIPGSLSGSGTQSGLHGSLGIRPLSNPNVQFQPNIGGSTIGSTLQVEPPSSISPHSVNVGAPSAVVPQSEPVKRKRGRPRKYGPDGTMSLALSPSSSTNPGKSTMTSSQKRGRGRPPGTGRKQQLASFGEWLSGSAGMGFTPHIITIAIGEDIATKIMSFSQLGPRALCVLSANGAVSTVTLRQPSMSGGTVTYEGRFEILCLSGSYLLTESGGSRHRTGGLSVSLASPDGRVIGGGVGGLLIAASVVQVIVGSFMWGGGSKTKNKKKEASEGAIDSEHQTIDNPDALTSIPPTQNLSPTTSMGVWPASRAVDMRNAHIDIDLMRG